From Echinicola jeungdonensis, the proteins below share one genomic window:
- a CDS encoding 4'-phosphopantetheinyl transferase family protein, producing MQAKIEKISPLSALALKNIDDHADMPIDFLSFRERLSFANIGHPEKKKEWKGARLAIKSALDAIKLPYPGFYKDEHGKSHPMDGYGNVSLSHTNGLAAAIFHKEMPVGIDLDYIKEKVVRLGPKFLDPQEIDFLDNDPILYTMAWSAKESIFKCQGRKGISLRQNILLFPFSHLDNVIKGKIYDTDFADHYYTVKVERDNDLILTYTIW from the coding sequence ATGCAAGCAAAAATAGAAAAAATTAGCCCTTTATCAGCTTTAGCCCTGAAGAATATTGATGATCATGCAGATATGCCCATTGATTTTCTGAGCTTCCGGGAAAGGCTTTCCTTTGCCAATATCGGCCATCCGGAAAAAAAGAAGGAATGGAAAGGGGCCAGGCTTGCCATAAAATCAGCCTTAGACGCCATAAAGCTGCCCTATCCAGGCTTTTATAAGGATGAACACGGCAAATCTCACCCAATGGACGGTTATGGAAATGTTTCCCTAAGCCATACCAATGGACTGGCAGCAGCTATTTTTCACAAGGAAATGCCCGTGGGTATAGACCTGGATTATATCAAAGAAAAGGTGGTCCGCTTGGGCCCCAAATTCCTGGATCCACAGGAAATTGATTTTCTTGACAATGATCCCATTCTTTACACCATGGCATGGTCTGCAAAGGAATCTATTTTTAAATGCCAGGGAAGAAAAGGAATTAGCCTACGGCAAAACATCCTTCTTTTCCCCTTTTCCCATTTGGACAACGTGATAAAGGGAAAAATTTATGATACCGACTTTGCAGACCATTATTATACAGTAAAGGTGGAAAGGGACAATGACTTAATATTAACTTATACTATTTGGTAA
- a CDS encoding DUF4268 domain-containing protein, translating to MYKREEITRTKKQFWTTFGQYMKPVPSAEGGRVNWQNYKTGVKHIFFRMRAERNFVSIGIEINHPDTELQELVFEQLREFKKMLHAILGEDWEWKLHDQDEFGKITSMVEKKLKGPSVMNKDDWPQIISFLKPRIIALDEFWGNIKPAFEEL from the coding sequence GTGTACAAAAGAGAAGAAATTACAAGGACCAAAAAGCAGTTTTGGACCACATTTGGGCAATATATGAAGCCTGTCCCAAGTGCCGAAGGAGGGCGTGTCAACTGGCAAAATTATAAAACAGGGGTCAAGCATATTTTTTTCAGGATGCGTGCTGAGCGAAATTTTGTTTCCATCGGCATTGAGATAAACCATCCTGATACCGAATTGCAGGAATTGGTCTTTGAGCAATTAAGGGAATTTAAGAAAATGCTTCATGCTATTCTGGGGGAAGATTGGGAGTGGAAACTTCATGACCAGGATGAGTTTGGGAAAATCACTTCCATGGTTGAAAAAAAGTTAAAAGGTCCCAGTGTAATGAACAAGGACGATTGGCCGCAAATTATTTCCTTTCTAAAACCCAGAATTATTGCACTGGATGAATTTTGGGGCAATATCAAGCCTGCTTTTGAAGAATTGTAG
- a CDS encoding WD40 repeat domain-containing protein, whose product MSKIQVNKLHTLTGHNDCIYALVEGVDPRKFYTGSGDGMVVEWDLDAPKDGKLIAKLSHSVYALAVDPERNLLFIGHNFEGVHVVDLNTKEEIWSLKITNQAIFDIKAYQGKLFVGTGDGVLTILDIEEKSLLKHIKLGEKSIRVMSLFPEKKHMAIGMSDNSVVILDLETFAPLKKMHNHTNSVFALRYAPDGKILVSGGRDAHLKVWSVDSYQEEESIVAHLYAINYLSFREDGKYFVTCSMDKSIKLWDGSSFKLLKVIDKARHAGHGTSVNKVLWSRYNHKIIAVSDDRTVSIWDIEL is encoded by the coding sequence ATGTCAAAAATTCAAGTTAATAAACTCCATACCCTCACTGGACATAATGATTGTATTTATGCCTTGGTGGAAGGAGTGGATCCTAGAAAATTTTATACTGGTTCCGGCGATGGGATGGTGGTGGAATGGGATTTGGATGCTCCCAAGGATGGGAAATTGATTGCCAAGTTGTCCCATTCCGTTTATGCCCTTGCGGTTGATCCGGAAAGAAACCTGCTGTTTATCGGCCATAATTTTGAAGGGGTCCATGTGGTTGATCTGAATACCAAAGAGGAAATTTGGTCGCTAAAAATTACCAATCAGGCCATTTTTGATATAAAAGCTTATCAAGGGAAACTTTTTGTAGGAACCGGTGACGGCGTACTGACCATTCTCGATATTGAGGAAAAATCCTTGTTGAAGCATATTAAATTGGGTGAAAAAAGTATCCGGGTCATGTCACTGTTTCCTGAGAAGAAACATATGGCAATTGGGATGAGTGATAATTCCGTTGTGATCCTGGATCTGGAAACCTTTGCTCCTCTCAAAAAGATGCACAATCATACCAATTCGGTATTTGCCTTGCGGTATGCACCAGACGGGAAAATTTTGGTCAGTGGCGGCCGGGATGCTCATCTTAAGGTATGGTCGGTGGATTCCTATCAGGAGGAGGAAAGCATTGTTGCCCATTTGTATGCGATCAATTATTTGTCCTTTCGAGAAGATGGCAAATATTTTGTAACTTGTAGTATGGACAAGTCTATCAAATTGTGGGATGGGAGCTCATTTAAGCTTTTGAAGGTGATAGATAAGGCCAGGCATGCCGGACATGGTACTTCGGTAAACAAAGTGTTGTGGAGTCGGTATAATCACAAAATTATAGCCGTCAGTGATGATAGGACCGTTTCCATTTGGGATATAGAATTATAA
- a CDS encoding redoxin domain-containing protein, whose protein sequence is MKTFIFTFLLFLGLWSSSFAQKVSPFELNNLNSNGVFSLEDYNKAKAVVLIFTTNGCPFAKLYDERIIQLQQKFGPQGFQFAMINPHINMEEEESTKAIKAKIDNKNITFPYLVDDQQKISRQLGISKIPQAVVIQPSPTGFSIVYSGAIDNNPQLPEQASQKHLANALREISEGNSPSLSNTRPVGCNIEWKE, encoded by the coding sequence ATGAAAACTTTCATTTTTACCTTTTTACTTTTTCTGGGATTATGGAGCAGTTCCTTTGCCCAAAAGGTAAGCCCTTTTGAATTAAATAATCTAAATAGTAACGGGGTCTTTTCACTGGAAGATTACAACAAAGCAAAAGCTGTGGTTTTGATTTTTACAACCAATGGTTGCCCATTTGCCAAGTTGTATGATGAAAGGATTATTCAGCTTCAACAAAAATTTGGACCACAAGGCTTCCAATTTGCAATGATCAACCCTCATATAAACATGGAGGAAGAAGAAAGCACTAAAGCCATAAAGGCAAAAATTGACAATAAAAATATTACTTTCCCTTACTTGGTTGATGATCAACAAAAAATCTCCCGACAATTGGGGATTAGCAAAATTCCCCAGGCAGTAGTCATCCAACCCAGCCCAACGGGTTTTTCTATCGTTTATTCAGGAGCCATTGACAACAATCCCCAATTGCCAGAACAAGCTTCCCAAAAACATTTGGCCAATGCCCTTAGGGAAATTTCGGAGGGAAACTCCCCATCTCTTTCCAACACCAGACCGGTGGGATGTAACATAGAATGGAAGGAATAG
- a CDS encoding transglutaminase-like domain-containing protein, which yields MEKLTEKELNALVSLLDDSDKEVKDHVKDKIISLGNDVIPFLEKKWEDSFNPELQKEIEELVHELQFSLLKERLEEWKQSEDRDLLKGLWIINTYQYPDLEFETINADMQQIYFDVWTTFKSDLRPYDQIRLINNVLFSQLKFSANTKNFHSPGNSMLSNVIATKKGNPISLCAIYYLVARKLGLPIYGVNLPNLFVLTYKTDEATFYINAFNKGLIFSRQDINNYLEHLKIEPREEFFQPCGHEEIMKRTMRNLMVSFDKIGEPEKVEEVRQLLDILEN from the coding sequence ATGGAAAAGCTTACGGAAAAGGAGTTGAATGCCCTGGTTTCCTTATTAGACGATTCGGATAAAGAGGTGAAAGATCATGTGAAGGATAAAATCATTTCTTTAGGTAATGATGTGATTCCTTTTTTGGAGAAAAAGTGGGAGGACAGTTTTAACCCTGAACTTCAAAAAGAAATTGAGGAGCTGGTGCATGAGCTGCAGTTTTCTTTATTAAAAGAACGTCTGGAGGAATGGAAACAATCTGAAGATAGGGATTTGTTGAAGGGGCTTTGGATCATCAATACCTACCAATATCCGGACTTGGAATTTGAAACCATAAATGCAGATATGCAACAAATTTATTTTGATGTCTGGACTACCTTTAAAAGTGACTTGAGACCCTATGATCAAATTAGGCTGATCAATAATGTTTTGTTCAGCCAGTTAAAATTCTCAGCAAATACCAAAAATTTTCATAGCCCTGGCAATAGTATGCTAAGCAATGTGATTGCTACAAAAAAAGGGAACCCCATAAGCCTTTGTGCTATTTACTACCTGGTTGCAAGAAAACTGGGTCTGCCTATTTATGGAGTCAACTTACCCAACCTTTTTGTATTGACTTATAAGACCGATGAGGCTACCTTTTATATCAATGCTTTCAATAAGGGATTGATCTTTTCCCGCCAGGATATCAATAATTACCTGGAACATCTTAAGATTGAACCTCGTGAAGAATTTTTTCAGCCATGTGGGCATGAAGAGATCATGAAAAGGACAATGAGAAATTTGATGGTTTCTTTTGATAAAATAGGTGAACCGGAAAAGGTGGAAGAGGTTCGTCAATTGTTGGATATTTTGGAAAATTAG
- a CDS encoding acyl-CoA carboxylase subunit beta, whose product MDIEFNRNEDLLKQMVDELNHKLEKVQKGGGEKRIAREHEKGKLTARERIDYLLDKGSRFLEIGALAADGMYEEEGGCPSAGVVTGIGYVQGRMCVVVANDATVKAGAWFPMTAKKNLRAQEVAMDNHLPIIYLVDSAGVFLPKQDEIFPDKEHFGRQFRNNAKMSAMGIVQVAAIMGSCVAGGAYLPIMSDEALIVEQTGSIFLAGSYLVKAAIGEEVDNETLGGASTHCEISGVTDNKFESDGACLDAVKKIFDSLGEQEKAGFSRKKTVLPQKDEKEIFGLFPIDRGKPYDMREIIQRLVDGSAFNEYKSDYGKTLLCGTARIEGWSVGIVANQRKMVKTKKGEMQMGGVIYSDSADKAARFIMNCNQRKIPLLFLQDVSGFMVGKRAEHGGIIKDGAKMVNAMANSVVPKFTIIIGNSYGAGNYAMCGKAYDPRLIFSWPTAQMAVMSGSSAAKTLLQIKVASLKKAGKEITPEDEEKLLKEITEKYEEELSPYHAASRLWVDGVIDPLETRKIISMGIEAANFAPIKERFNVGVIQT is encoded by the coding sequence ATGGATATTGAATTCAATAGAAATGAGGATTTGCTCAAGCAGATGGTTGATGAATTGAACCATAAACTGGAAAAGGTCCAAAAAGGGGGAGGAGAAAAAAGGATTGCCAGGGAGCATGAAAAAGGCAAATTAACTGCCCGGGAAAGGATTGACTATTTATTGGATAAGGGGTCGCGGTTTTTGGAAATTGGGGCATTGGCCGCCGATGGGATGTATGAAGAAGAAGGGGGCTGTCCTTCTGCCGGAGTGGTGACTGGAATAGGTTATGTGCAGGGGAGGATGTGTGTGGTAGTTGCCAATGATGCTACCGTAAAAGCAGGAGCCTGGTTCCCCATGACAGCGAAAAAGAATTTAAGGGCCCAGGAAGTGGCCATGGACAACCATTTGCCCATTATATACCTGGTGGATAGTGCAGGAGTGTTTTTGCCCAAACAGGATGAAATTTTTCCGGATAAGGAGCATTTTGGGCGACAATTTAGAAACAATGCTAAAATGTCCGCCATGGGCATTGTCCAGGTGGCAGCCATTATGGGAAGTTGTGTGGCAGGAGGGGCTTATTTGCCTATTATGTCTGATGAAGCTTTAATTGTGGAACAAACCGGATCCATTTTCTTGGCAGGGTCTTATCTGGTAAAAGCGGCCATTGGGGAGGAGGTGGATAATGAAACTTTGGGAGGAGCGTCTACTCATTGTGAAATTTCTGGGGTCACGGACAATAAATTTGAATCTGACGGAGCCTGTTTAGATGCCGTGAAAAAGATTTTTGACAGTCTTGGGGAGCAAGAAAAGGCTGGGTTTAGCAGAAAAAAAACTGTTTTGCCCCAAAAAGATGAAAAGGAGATTTTTGGGCTTTTTCCTATTGACCGGGGCAAACCTTACGATATGCGGGAAATCATCCAAAGATTGGTGGATGGGTCAGCGTTTAATGAATATAAATCGGACTACGGTAAAACTTTATTGTGTGGTACCGCACGGATTGAGGGTTGGTCAGTAGGGATTGTTGCCAATCAAAGGAAAATGGTCAAGACCAAAAAGGGTGAGATGCAGATGGGTGGGGTGATTTACTCCGATTCTGCTGACAAAGCCGCTCGATTTATCATGAATTGCAATCAAAGGAAAATCCCATTGCTTTTTTTACAGGATGTCAGCGGTTTTATGGTGGGAAAAAGAGCCGAGCATGGGGGCATTATAAAGGATGGAGCAAAGATGGTTAACGCTATGGCAAATTCGGTAGTGCCAAAATTCACCATTATCATTGGGAATTCCTATGGTGCAGGAAACTATGCCATGTGTGGAAAGGCCTATGACCCCCGTTTGATTTTTAGTTGGCCTACTGCTCAAATGGCTGTGATGAGTGGGTCTTCCGCAGCAAAAACCCTTCTCCAAATCAAGGTGGCCTCCTTGAAAAAGGCAGGAAAGGAGATTACCCCGGAGGATGAAGAAAAATTATTGAAGGAAATTACCGAAAAATACGAAGAAGAGTTAAGTCCCTATCATGCAGCTTCCAGACTTTGGGTGGATGGGGTGATTGATCCATTGGAGACCCGGAAAATAATTTCCATGGGCATAGAGGCGGCCAATTTTGCCCCAATTAAGGAGCGCTTCAATGTAGGAGTTATTCAAACTTGA
- a CDS encoding N-acetylmuramoyl-L-alanine amidase family protein, with amino-acid sequence MKRTTVKNILIICFLTCGVLLSSFVPTGEGLREFRLRRIVIDAGHGGKDPGTSGSHSREKDVVLSLALKVGDYIEKNIPGVEVIYTRTSDVFIELKERANIANRNKADLFVSIHCNASSSSSPHGTETFVMGSKNFEGNFNVVKRENSVILLEDGYQENYEGFDPNSPESYMMFNLMQKAYFSNSISLAQKVENDFKTRLHRHSRGVKQAPLYVLWTTSMPSVLIETGFLSNRTEERYLKSENGQAYVASAIYRAIKSYKEEIESF; translated from the coding sequence ATGAAACGAACCACTGTCAAAAATATTCTAATAATTTGCTTCCTGACCTGTGGGGTTTTGCTTTCTTCCTTTGTTCCTACAGGTGAGGGATTGAGGGAATTTCGTTTAAGAAGGATTGTGATTGATGCTGGTCATGGGGGGAAAGATCCCGGAACCAGTGGAAGTCACAGTAGAGAAAAAGACGTGGTATTGTCTCTTGCACTAAAAGTGGGGGATTATATCGAAAAAAATATCCCAGGTGTTGAGGTGATTTACACCCGTACAAGTGATGTGTTTATTGAATTAAAGGAAAGAGCAAATATTGCCAACCGGAACAAAGCCGACTTGTTTGTCTCCATTCACTGCAATGCCTCCAGCTCTTCTTCCCCACATGGTACCGAAACCTTTGTAATGGGGTCGAAAAATTTTGAAGGCAACTTTAATGTGGTGAAAAGGGAAAATTCCGTAATTCTATTGGAGGATGGTTATCAGGAAAATTATGAAGGCTTTGATCCCAATTCCCCAGAATCTTATATGATGTTCAACTTAATGCAAAAGGCCTATTTTTCCAATAGTATTTCATTGGCCCAAAAAGTGGAAAATGATTTTAAAACCAGGCTTCATAGGCATAGCCGCGGAGTTAAACAGGCTCCTTTATATGTGTTGTGGACAACCAGTATGCCTTCTGTTTTGATAGAAACCGGCTTTTTGTCCAATCGAACAGAAGAAAGGTACTTGAAAAGTGAAAATGGACAGGCTTATGTAGCATCTGCCATTTACCGTGCTATTAAGTCATATAAGGAGGAGATTGAGTCATTTTAG
- a CDS encoding DivIVA domain-containing protein has translation MKITPLEIRQKTFEKNFRGFDKEEVASFLASLSQEWEKIMDEKKGLEIKLEQVQKESAKLREVEGSLFKTLKAAEDTGANMIEQANKTAELILKEAQMNSDAMLSEAKNKSRAIIESAETKAKRIMEDMKEDASVLVEDYEDLLAQREVILRNLKNLANNTQETIKHSQDDLKRVDMEAHAKLVKTMSRKVSFDDEDNVGSHIEARPKERESESEVTETTPPVSIPGSSVAEAEETPEKTGPETKEEPGNIQNREETSHNEDDTSSQAPDEPKQKKSGSFFDQFD, from the coding sequence ATGAAAATTACACCGTTAGAAATCCGCCAAAAAACATTTGAGAAAAATTTCAGGGGGTTTGACAAGGAAGAAGTTGCCTCTTTTTTGGCTTCCCTTTCCCAGGAGTGGGAGAAGATAATGGATGAGAAAAAAGGGTTGGAAATCAAATTGGAACAGGTTCAAAAAGAATCCGCCAAGCTCAGGGAGGTGGAAGGTTCTCTATTCAAAACCTTAAAAGCAGCGGAAGATACCGGGGCCAATATGATTGAACAGGCTAATAAAACAGCTGAATTGATCCTTAAGGAAGCCCAGATGAATTCTGATGCCATGCTTTCCGAAGCAAAGAATAAATCCAGGGCCATAATAGAATCCGCCGAAACCAAGGCCAAAAGAATAATGGAGGATATGAAGGAAGATGCTAGTGTTTTGGTGGAGGATTATGAGGATTTGTTGGCCCAGCGTGAGGTAATCCTCCGCAATTTGAAAAACCTGGCCAACAATACCCAGGAAACCATTAAGCATTCCCAGGATGATCTCAAAAGGGTGGATATGGAGGCACATGCTAAATTGGTGAAAACCATGAGCCGGAAGGTGAGCTTTGATGACGAGGATAATGTAGGTAGCCATATAGAAGCCAGGCCCAAAGAAAGGGAAAGTGAAAGCGAGGTTACCGAAACCACCCCTCCTGTTTCCATTCCAGGTAGTTCTGTTGCTGAGGCTGAGGAAACTCCTGAAAAAACTGGACCTGAAACTAAAGAGGAGCCAGGTAATATCCAAAACCGTGAGGAAACCAGCCATAATGAGGACGATACCTCATCCCAAGCTCCTGATGAACCCAAACAAAAAAAATCTGGATCATTTTTTGACCAATTCGATTAA
- the folB gene encoding dihydroneopterin aldolase, whose amino-acid sequence MGKVSLEGIEFHAFHGVFSEEKKLGNRFTVDIHVETNFKKAMLEDDLHETVDYSRLYQIAKGHMQEPVKLLEHLGHLMIDDIIKAYPKLQRVEIIIKKHNPALGGVVDYSVVKVSYPEDYQ is encoded by the coding sequence ATGGGAAAAGTTTCACTTGAAGGAATTGAATTTCACGCCTTTCATGGGGTGTTTTCGGAGGAAAAGAAGTTGGGCAACCGCTTTACCGTGGATATCCATGTGGAGACCAATTTTAAGAAAGCCATGCTCGAGGATGACCTCCATGAGACAGTGGATTATTCCCGCCTTTATCAGATCGCCAAGGGACATATGCAGGAGCCCGTCAAACTTTTGGAGCATCTTGGACATTTGATGATTGATGACATTATTAAAGCTTATCCCAAACTCCAACGGGTGGAAATTATCATCAAAAAACACAATCCAGCATTGGGAGGAGTGGTGGATTATTCGGTAGTAAAGGTTTCCTATCCAGAAGATTACCAATAA
- a CDS encoding putative LPS assembly protein LptD — MQNITVVYLSLILSLISISGLRAQDTIPRPAEKEIIAPDLTPDIDSALVFPDSLLVLDSLPKTDTTKAVPKGDIQNPINYYAEDSIVSNFKEQKVYLYRGAWFEYGNIRLEADYIEINWDKSELYASGLEDSTGTVTGSPLFQEGGTSYEIRKQMRYNFESRKAIITDVVTEQQEGLLRGQTVKKDEEGNVYLHKGYYTTCNLEQPHWHISSNKIKSVKGNQTISGPFNLYFNGIPTPIGLPFGFIPDQPEEKASGIIIPSYGEERRRGFFLRDFGYYFAFNDYIHSRLTGEIFSKGGYGVKLSTVYKKRYRFNGGFNIDFQQFRSPETEETPLDYTTLWVNWSHSPESRGNSRFSASVNAGTTNYNNLVVNPTNYMRNTNSEFTSNISYSKTFTGTPFSMSANLRHSQNVQTDEVRLVLPDISVNMNRRTPFRNVGFEPLKTLNFAWNFNAQNTINNRVEQELGVENEFLQEDQFADTRNPEVTTFNLQNLPKLLKEAENGFRHSLPVSSNFTLFKYFTGTAGFQYTELWYFDKINYYYNPTEERVDRILEDGFTRAGYYNSSFNMSTNIYGFYSFKEGSKVEAIRHHLQPTFGFSYTPDFSDPKYGYYQNVQVDNEGNQQLYSRFQGQLFGGPPRGESRSLNINIRNTLEAKVKTKSDTAETTTKKVPILQSLNISTNYNFAADSFNLAPINMNTRTSFFDNRFSVAMSATLDPYATRTTINPETGSETINRINEFAWNQGQGLGTLRRANLNLNGSIRPGSTEKTPADTREELTNEYLEQGGEMNEFAESEIDRMANDPSQYIDWDIPWNLNFGYNLSYSKSTRGNTNITQAVNVSGDLSLSEKWKINFNTGFDISTAKITQSMIGIARDLHCWQMNASWIPFGRFTSYNIDIRVKASILQDLKISRRRSFFDSF, encoded by the coding sequence GTGCAGAATATTACGGTCGTTTATCTTTCCCTCATTTTATCATTAATCTCCATTTCGGGGCTAAGGGCGCAGGACACCATTCCAAGGCCCGCTGAAAAGGAAATTATCGCTCCTGACCTGACACCTGACATTGATAGTGCCCTTGTCTTTCCCGACAGTTTGTTGGTCTTGGATTCTCTTCCAAAAACCGATACAACAAAAGCTGTGCCCAAGGGAGATATCCAAAACCCAATTAATTATTATGCGGAAGACAGCATTGTCTCCAATTTCAAAGAACAAAAAGTATATCTTTACAGGGGGGCTTGGTTTGAATATGGGAATATTAGACTGGAAGCAGATTACATAGAAATCAACTGGGACAAAAGTGAATTATATGCCTCAGGCCTTGAAGATTCCACAGGAACGGTAACGGGCAGCCCTCTATTCCAGGAAGGAGGAACTTCTTACGAAATCCGCAAGCAAATGCGGTATAATTTTGAAAGCCGAAAAGCCATTATTACCGATGTGGTGACCGAACAACAAGAAGGATTATTGAGAGGCCAGACAGTAAAAAAAGATGAAGAAGGCAATGTGTACCTTCACAAAGGTTATTACACTACCTGTAATCTGGAACAACCCCATTGGCATATTTCCTCCAACAAAATCAAATCGGTCAAAGGAAACCAAACCATTTCCGGCCCTTTTAATTTATATTTCAATGGTATCCCCACACCTATTGGGCTGCCTTTTGGATTTATACCCGATCAACCAGAAGAAAAGGCTTCCGGAATCATTATTCCATCCTATGGGGAAGAAAGAAGAAGGGGCTTTTTCTTGCGGGATTTCGGTTATTATTTTGCCTTCAATGACTATATACATTCCAGGCTTACCGGGGAAATATTTTCCAAAGGAGGCTATGGCGTAAAGCTGTCCACGGTTTACAAAAAAAGGTATCGTTTTAATGGGGGGTTTAACATTGATTTCCAACAGTTCCGTAGCCCTGAAACTGAAGAAACTCCCTTGGATTACACGACACTTTGGGTCAATTGGAGCCATAGCCCTGAATCGAGGGGAAATTCCAGGTTTTCTGCTTCCGTAAATGCAGGGACCACCAACTATAACAATTTGGTGGTCAACCCAACCAATTACATGAGAAATACCAACTCGGAATTCACTTCCAATATCTCCTACAGCAAAACCTTTACCGGGACTCCTTTCAGCATGTCCGCCAACCTAAGGCATTCCCAAAACGTCCAAACCGATGAGGTAAGGTTGGTTTTACCGGACATCTCTGTCAATATGAACCGCCGAACCCCATTCCGGAATGTGGGTTTTGAGCCTTTGAAGACCCTTAACTTTGCCTGGAATTTTAATGCTCAAAACACCATTAACAACCGGGTAGAACAGGAATTGGGAGTGGAAAATGAGTTTTTACAGGAGGATCAATTTGCAGACACCCGCAATCCAGAAGTCACTACATTTAACCTTCAAAACCTTCCAAAACTATTGAAAGAGGCAGAAAATGGGTTCAGACATTCCTTACCGGTTTCCTCCAATTTCACCTTATTCAAATATTTTACAGGAACAGCTGGGTTCCAATATACCGAACTATGGTATTTTGATAAAATCAATTACTACTACAACCCAACCGAAGAGCGCGTTGACAGGATATTGGAAGATGGTTTTACCAGGGCAGGTTACTACAATTCTTCCTTTAACATGTCCACCAATATTTACGGTTTTTATTCATTCAAGGAAGGATCTAAAGTGGAGGCTATCAGGCACCATCTCCAGCCAACATTCGGTTTTTCCTACACTCCGGATTTCTCCGACCCAAAATATGGTTACTACCAAAATGTACAGGTGGATAATGAGGGCAACCAACAGCTCTACTCCCGTTTTCAGGGCCAGTTGTTCGGAGGTCCACCAAGAGGAGAGTCTCGTTCTTTGAATATCAACATCCGGAACACTTTGGAGGCTAAAGTAAAAACTAAAAGCGATACGGCAGAAACCACCACCAAAAAGGTTCCTATTTTGCAATCCCTTAATATCTCCACCAACTATAACTTTGCTGCGGATTCATTCAACCTGGCTCCAATAAATATGAACACCAGGACCTCATTTTTTGACAACCGCTTTTCTGTGGCCATGTCTGCTACCTTGGACCCTTATGCTACCAGAACAACCATTAACCCTGAAACGGGAAGTGAAACTATAAATAGGATCAATGAATTTGCCTGGAACCAGGGACAAGGGCTGGGAACCCTAAGAAGAGCCAATTTAAACTTAAATGGAAGCATCCGGCCGGGATCTACTGAAAAAACGCCCGCTGACACCCGGGAAGAATTGACCAATGAATACCTCGAACAGGGAGGAGAAATGAATGAATTTGCGGAAAGTGAAATCGACCGGATGGCCAACGACCCCAGCCAATACATTGACTGGGACATTCCCTGGAATTTGAATTTTGGCTACAATCTTAGCTATAGCAAATCCACCCGTGGAAACACCAATATCACCCAGGCAGTCAATGTTTCAGGAGACCTAAGTCTTTCGGAAAAATGGAAAATCAATTTTAATACTGGATTTGATATTTCCACCGCCAAAATCACCCAATCCATGATTGGAATTGCCAGGGATCTCCATTGCTGGCAGATGAATGCAAGCTGGATTCCATTTGGCAGGTTTACCAGTTACAATATTGACATCAGGGTCAAAGCAAGCATCCTGCAGGACTTGAAGATTTCCAGAAGAAGATCCTTCTTTGATTCTTTCTAA
- a CDS encoding outer membrane beta-barrel protein encodes MKTLKVIIISSFVMLSSVMMAFSQTEKGKFFLGGETNLNFTSMNSELKFGEFTEDTGKTSTLEVSPKFGKFIVDDLVLGLEIPIAHYAYTPPSGNKSKLTTFAIAPFGRYYFGPPNPVKPYLQGMAGYGIIETNGGGDSGSILLYEIAGGIGIFLNEKVALDIQLGYGSTNYDYDGDYKEVLNGLDLGLGFTIIM; translated from the coding sequence ATGAAAACATTGAAGGTAATTATCATCAGTTCATTTGTGATGTTAAGTTCAGTAATGATGGCATTTTCACAAACTGAGAAAGGGAAGTTTTTCTTGGGTGGTGAAACCAATTTAAATTTCACATCAATGAACTCTGAATTAAAATTTGGTGAATTTACGGAAGACACCGGAAAAACTTCAACCTTAGAGGTATCTCCTAAGTTTGGAAAATTCATTGTTGATGACTTGGTATTGGGATTAGAAATTCCGATCGCTCATTATGCTTATACCCCCCCATCAGGGAATAAATCCAAATTAACAACCTTTGCTATCGCACCTTTCGGAAGGTATTATTTTGGTCCTCCAAACCCTGTAAAACCCTACCTACAAGGAATGGCTGGTTATGGGATCATTGAAACCAATGGAGGCGGCGATTCAGGTTCTATACTTCTTTATGAAATTGCTGGTGGAATTGGAATTTTCTTAAACGAAAAAGTGGCATTAGATATTCAATTAGGTTATGGCTCTACCAATTATGATTATGACGGGGATTATAAAGAGGTATTAAACGGATTAGATCTTGGCTTAGGTTTTACCATCATAATGTAA